The sequence below is a genomic window from Persephonella sp..
AAAAAGAATGCCAGGACATTACGGAAATGAAACAATAACTGTTCAGGGACTTGAAGTTGTTGATATAATACCTGAAAAAAATGTAATCCTTGTTAAAGGCTCAGTTCCAGGGCATACAAATACAGTCCTGAAAATAAAAGCATCTGTTATACCAAACAGAAGAAAAGGAAAAAGAAAATTAGAAAGAGCTAAGGCAACTTATGCTTCTTAAAAATCAGAAAGAGGTGGCTTAAATGGAAGCTAATGTGGTAAACGTGAAAAAAGAGAATGTAGGAACGATAGAACTGAATGATTCTATCTTTAATACAGAAGTTAAAGAGCATACAGTGTGGGAAGTTATAAAGTGGCAGCTTGCTTCAAGAAGAGCAGGAACTGCCTCAACAAAGACAAGAGCTGAAATCAGAGGTTCAAGAAGAAAGATACTTCCTCAGAAAGGAACAGGAAACGCAAGACATGGGGATAAAAAGGCAAACATATTTGTTGGAGGAGGTGTAGCACACGGTCCTCACCCAAGGGACTATTACTACGCACTTCCTAAGAAAGTTAGAAAAAAAGCCCTTAAGGGCGTTCTTTCCATGAAGCTTAAAGATGGTGAGATCACCATAATAGAGGATTTTACATTTGATCAGCCAAAAACAAAAAAAGCGATAGAAGTTCTGAAAAACTTCGGACTTGATCAGTCAAAAGTGCTTCTCGTTCTTTCTGAGAAAGATGAGAACGTTGTCAGATCATTCAGAAACCTTCCAAAGGCAAAAGTTCTTCTTGTTGAAGGGCTGAACACTTATGATATTTTGAATGCTGATCATGTTCTGATAACAAAATCTGCAGCTGAAAAAATCAATGAGAGGTTAGGATAATGAAAGTCAGAACTCCTTATGACATACTTATTCGTCCAGTTCTAACAGAAAAGGCTGTTAACCTAAATGAAAAAGAAAACAAACTTGTTTTTGAAGTTGCTCTTGATGCAAACAAAATAGAGATAAGAAAAGCTGTTGAGGAGATATTCGGAGTAAAGGTAAAAGAAGTTAGAACAATGATAGTCAAACCAAAACAGAAAAGAGTTGGGTATGGAAAACCTGGTTACACAAA
It includes:
- the rplW gene encoding 50S ribosomal protein L23, with amino-acid sequence MKVRTPYDILIRPVLTEKAVNLNEKENKLVFEVALDANKIEIRKAVEEIFGVKVKEVRTMIVKPKQKRVGYGKPGYTKKWKKAIVKIESEKPINIAELI
- the rplD gene encoding 50S ribosomal protein L4, which translates into the protein MEANVVNVKKENVGTIELNDSIFNTEVKEHTVWEVIKWQLASRRAGTASTKTRAEIRGSRRKILPQKGTGNARHGDKKANIFVGGGVAHGPHPRDYYYALPKKVRKKALKGVLSMKLKDGEITIIEDFTFDQPKTKKAIEVLKNFGLDQSKVLLVLSEKDENVVRSFRNLPKAKVLLVEGLNTYDILNADHVLITKSAAEKINERLG